The sequence below is a genomic window from Plodia interpunctella isolate USDA-ARS_2022_Savannah chromosome 5, ilPloInte3.2, whole genome shotgun sequence.
GTcacagtttaaattaaaatggcagcattaaatgtgtttttaagTACCATGTCGTATTTATGGTAGTAGAATTGATGGATAAACATGAAATACCTAACAttgtcagatttttattataggtagaGAGACCAATcaatttgattataataataataattaataatggcTATTGAAAAATGGAAGCTTCCAGAATAAACCCCAAATCCATTATGAAAATAGTGCCATTAATAACTACGTAACGTAATGGGAGCTGGGAAGGTATTGATTGATGTGgcagaataatatttttgtcagaattaataatttttaaactaaagCAAAGCTGTTGCGGATAATAGACAATGTAATCTGCATTTGTATtgtctatttgtttttatatttatgtattgtatCTAATGTAGTAGGTACGTTATACGAgaaattgatttgattgtaTTATTGGAGTAATAAAAAgcctaataatattgtaaaaactcgaatgtatgttttatttaattttgtatcgaATAATGTTATTGTATAGTGTCACTTTTTGGTATTGTGTAGCATAGGTATACTTATCTACCAAGGTATTATCAGTTGATATACTTAATGTAATGCTGAACGAATTTAATGAGTGTTTTagttgcaatattttttaatagaccTCATTATTAGATGTCAAACAATACCTATGTTGGTAGTTCAATAGGAGACACATACAAAGCCTAATGTaagattttttacataaaagaaTAGTATCGATCATAGTGGTGTGTTGAAGTAACGGTGACAGACCTATTGTTAAGTATCCtaataaagtacattattgtatttaaagctgatttttatttaattccttAAAGAAACTCAAGCGCCTCTTCCCCACTGGCTTGGGCATGTGCCCAGGGCCCGAGATCGATTGGGCCCCCTAGTCCTAACTCGATTACCAAACGATAACCTAAACGATTAAGCTTGATTTACGTTTCGGTACGTACAATACATACGCGATGttaagtacctagttattGTTCGTCGTTTGAAGGCAAGAGTTTAATAATATCGCGTACCTATTTTCGGCAAGTATGTAGGTACGTACAGATACAGTGCAAAGTGCCCTCTCTCGTTTTTCCCGCTCGGGCCGCACCCGTTAAATAAACTCGCCTGCGATCATGTAAACTGGTTGACTGGCGAGCTTCGTTTAggtaaataagtaggtagttcATAAAGTGgtcgtttaaaataaatattttaatcatttcgTGCCAAAACTGAGTATTTTAGTACGAAAGGAGTAAACCTATTATTCTTAAAAAGGTTAAAGCATAttctaagctaaaatatgttttgtcactatcgcaattttaatattttaaattgatagaAAGAGACGAAACATATTAACTTTAGACAATGTTTCATTTACGTCATGAATGAAACAGGGTTTATTTCGTCATGGGTTTAGAAACACGTTTACGTTTTATTAACGTTTTATAACGCGCACGTTTAGGTACGGTTTCTTCTTTGTCACATCCTACCTACAGTCACGATCTTGCCATACCTAAACAAGAAccataaaatcaaatattttagaatacgcatgaataatataaatatatttaaggtttatttttttagatataatattattttctgattATCATAATTAGATGTCACGAAGGAAGTTTATTTATGATCAATTTTATGGGATTAAAAACCATGACGAAATGTTcgaatgtaatgtaatatttacctAGATGGTTTTGCGCACAGATTTTCCACCTACGATAGGccgtataggtacttatacacTTCGTATATATCTACTcgttattgttaaatatttgttgtgtGGATTTATCTCTAAATGTGCAACGTGAAACTGCAAGGTATGGTTTGCTTATCTTTTGTGTAGAATTTCAAACTATAGAAAcctgtataatatatacaagtaACTGTAAGAGTTCCTGGGATTATTGACTCCAGTACCAGTACTGGTGTCAATAATCCCAGGAACTTTTTGATACAAAGTACGTGTATTGCTCTGCCTTTCATCGGTAGCCCAACTATACGATAAGTACAcgttatacttatgtatatacCTCGCAGTGCATATTATAAGAGAGGCCGGGCTACCGATGAACGAGATAGCAATATATGTACCTTGCATCAAAGAAATTctatgtgtaaatatatacctTGTTGTGACCTTTATGAATCTTTAGCTTTATGAAAACTTCCAACcgcaatatttattcataaaaaaaagttaaaacataggtacttactttaagctaaagtatgttttgtctctttttgtTAATGGGAAATGTAAAGTGCAGTCatagtgacaaaaatattttaccataaagtacctatattttaacttttttatgaacaacTGGGGtaggtgtatattttttatattataatttaccaaGGTACATATgattgcattattttattatgtttgctcatattacatttattgttcACACTATAATAAGATCATACAAAACACGCTTGGAAACGTAAACGTATAATGAATAATGAGCCTTATAAAGTGCTGTGTGGTACACATGTATGTCGATTGTCGATAATTAGTCATTGGTCAATGTCGATACACGTTTTCACGGATTGGTTGGTATTACATGTTgcttatgtcaaaaatgataaacaaaaacatgatCAAAACAAATCAATGTCATGTCATTATGTATTCGGAGGGTAGTATTATTAACGTTTTCAAAACTTTGTACAATTTCAAGGATACTGGTAAATTCAAGGATGCCTTTTTATGCTGTTGCTAAAGGTCGTATGTCTGGAATTTTTATGACATGGCCTGATTGTGAAGCCCAAGTGAAGGGTTTTCCTGGAGCTCGTTATAAAAAGTTTGATTCTGCAGCTGGTGCTCAAAACTTTATAGAAACTGAAGGCGATGGCGGAAGCAAACCTACAACCAAAGGTAAAAAAACATCGAAAGCATATCCTCCGGTTCCGGAAGCAGGTACTACTAATAACCTAAATTCGCTGAAGCGGCCTATTTCTTCATCGGCGAGTTCGGCGACGATATGTGCTAATCCTAAAAGTAAGAAAACTTCTACGAAATCTAGTAAACAGAAATCCAAAAAGTCTTCCAGCGACGAAGAATCGGACACGTTCACAGACGAAGACGATCTGAACACAATTTTGGTGAAGCAATTAGATGACGTCGAGAAAAGGCTAAAGGGCTTTGAAAAGAGCGTGGACAAGATCATTAAAAAGAGCCAAGCGTCTGGTCGTAAAACTATTTTGATAGAACCACCCGAGACTAAACGACGTAAGAGTAATAATTTGGACTTCGAAATGGACAGAAACGGTTATGCTCAAGTATATACGGATGGAGCATGCTCGTCTAACGGGCGTGATGGCGCCCGCGCCGGTATTGGCGTCTATTGGGGACCTGCTCATCCACTGAATGTCAGTGAACCGGTTTCAGGACGAGCCACTAACAATTCTGGTGAAATTCAAGCTGCCACAAGAGCTATCCAGCAAGCTGCTGACAATGGTATGACCAAATTAACCATAAATACCGACTCCAAGTTTCTGATTGATTCTGCAACAAAATGGATGCCAGGTTAGTAGTACTGTTCATTTGTACTTTTTTCACACTCCCCCATTGTGAATATCATGGGCCATGGCCCATGATATTCACAATAAGGTAGCATTTTTCAAGTAttcctggaaaaataaacttactcaGCATTAAATTGGAAGTGTTATATTTACACTTAtgcatcattattttatttaaaatgaaatgttttaagtaataaattaaattataagtttatatacaagataatctaaattaaaattaatataatatatttttttaaatctcacaTTAAATCCAAAAGCGACAGCACAGGAAATCTGTGATACATGCCCAGCCTTCTACAGACTACAGTCTTCATCAATCTGAGATGACTACACAACATGAAACATTCtcatatttgtatgtttaggTTGTGGAAGATaataaatgtactttttttactttaattaaacattttgaacaGGTTGGAAGCAAAATGGTTGGACTCTTAAGTCTGGTGGGCCAGTGAAGAATCAAAGTGACTTTAAGGAGCTAGATCGTGCTCAGAGGAATGTGGATGTCAAGTGGAATTATGTTGAAGCGCATCGTGGAGTTCATGGCAATGAAATGGCTGATCGGCTGGCTAAGGAGGGTGCCTCAAGGTACCAGGGTAACTCTGGAAATAGATATGGAAACAATTCCAGATATGGAAATAACTCCTATGATGattactaaatttttattttgtgaagatGGGAGAGACCTTTATAAAGGCCATTATTACTAGGTTAagcattattttctttacttgAGCTCATTAGTGttgatcatattttttaaatagcaaaCATTATATTCACATTACAAGGCCAGCTACATGATAGAAACAAGTTTCTGTGTGTACATTCCAATGATGATTAAGagattttttctaaaattagaCTACCAAGCATTGTTTTTCATATCAGACTTTCAAATTCTGTTGATATGCCTGCTTATGTATGTGTGTCATATTAGTGTATTAATTGTTGAACTAAAATTGTGTTGCTAAAACACTTAGGTTGCACATA
It includes:
- the rnh1 gene encoding ribonuclease H1, giving the protein MSLCIRRVVLLTFSKLCTISRILVNSRMPFYAVAKGRMSGIFMTWPDCEAQVKGFPGARYKKFDSAAGAQNFIETEGDGGSKPTTKGKKTSKAYPPVPEAGTTNNLNSLKRPISSSASSATICANPKSKKTSTKSSKQKSKKSSSDEESDTFTDEDDLNTILVKQLDDVEKRLKGFEKSVDKIIKKSQASGRKTILIEPPETKRRKSNNLDFEMDRNGYAQVYTDGACSSNGRDGARAGIGVYWGPAHPLNVSEPVSGRATNNSGEIQAATRAIQQAADNGMTKLTINTDSKFLIDSATKWMPGWKQNGWTLKSGGPVKNQSDFKELDRAQRNVDVKWNYVEAHRGVHGNEMADRLAKEGASRYQGNSGNRYGNNSRYGNNSYDDY